The Carboxydocella sporoproducens DSM 16521 genomic sequence GGAATTCGGCGGTGGCCGTAAGCCTGGCTTCGAACTGGTGCGGATGATGCCACTGGATGATGTGGAAGACCATAAGATCGAACTGATTGGACCTGATGTGGATCAGATGGAAGAAGGCAAGGCCTATCCTATCGGAATTATTGTCGATGTAGCTGGCCGCAAGATGCAGGAAGACTTCGAGCCAGTGCTGGAAAGACGGATCCATTACTTCATCAACTATGGTGAAGGTCTCTGGCACGTGGCCCAGCGGGATCTGTGCTGGTTGCGGATCAGCAAGGGCGCTTATGAGAAAGGCTTCCGTATGAAGCATTTCGGGGAAATCCTCTATGCCAAGTTTAAGTCCGAGTTTCCGGCCATCGTCGACCGGGTGCAGGTAACCATTATCACTGATGAGGAAAAAGTTGTGGAAATGCGGGAAGTGGCCCGGGAGAAATATGCCAAGCGGGATGCTCGCTTGCGGGAGCTGACCGACGAAGGTGTAGATACCTTCTACAGCTGTACTCTGTGTCAGTCCTTTGCTCCTACCCACGTTTGCGTGGTTGCTCCCGAACGGGTTGGTCTCTGTGGTGCGGTTAGCTGGCTGGATGCCAAGGCTGCCTATGAGATTAACCCCCATGGTGCTAACCAGCCCATTCCCAAGGGTGAGTGTGAAGACCCGATTAAAGGTCGCTGGAAGTCTTTCGATGAGTTTATTTTCAACAACTCCCAGCGCACAATTGAGCATGTTAACTTCTATACCATTATGGAATACCCCATGACTTCCTGTGGTTGCTTTGAAGCCATTCTGGCCATTGTGCCTGAGTTGAATGGTATCATGGTGGTTAACCGGGAGCATGCCGGGGAAACTCCTTGTGGTATGACCTTCTCCACCCTGGCAGGTACCTGCGGTGGTGGCGCTCAGTTGCCTGGTTTCATGGGGATTGGTAAGTCCTATATGCTTTCCAAGAAATTCATTCCTGCAGATGGCGGATTGGCCCGGATTGTTTGGATGCCCAAAGAATTGAAGGAACAGATGAGAGAGCAGCTGGCTGAAAGGGCTGAAGAACTGGGGCTGGGCCGAGACTTTGTTGACAAGATCGCTGACGAAACAGTGGGTACCACCCCGGATGAAATCCTGCCCTTCCTGGAAGAAAAAGGCCATCCGGCCCTGACCATGGATCCGCTGTTCTAAGTCAAAGATTGTTTGGGGTCGGGAGGGGGATAGACCTCTCCTGACTCCATTAAAATAAAGATTGGAAAGGGGTTTAGAGAATGGCATTAACCGGTCTGGAGATTTACAAACAGTTGCCTAAAAAGAATTGTAAAGAATGTGGGCAACCGACATGTTTGGCCTTTGCTATGCAGCTGGCCGCTGGTAAAGCTTCCCTGGAAGCATGTCCCTATGTAAGTGATGCTGCTAAAGAATTCCTGGGTGCAGCTTCTGCTCCTCCTATCGCTCTGGTTAAAATCGGAACCGGGGAAAAGGAACTGTCCATTGGTAATGAAACTGTCCTGTTCCGTCATGATAAGCGGTTCGAACATCCCACTGGCATTGCTATTGAAGTCTACGATGACATGAGTGCTGAAGAAATTGCAGCGAAAGTGGATGCTATCAACAAGCTGGTCTTTGACCGGGTTGGTCAGATTCACGAAGTGGATCTGGTGGCTGTAGTGAACCGCTCTGGTGATGCCGGCAAATTCGTAGAAGCTGTTAAAGCCGTTCAGGGCGCAACCAAGTATCCGCTGATTCTGATTTCTTCTGACGTTAATGCTATGGGCCAGGCCCTGGAAGTAGCTGCAGCTGGCAAGCCCCTGGTTTATGCTGCTACTGCTGAAAACTATGAAGCGATGACTGAACTGGCCAAGAAATATCAAGTGCCGTTGGCTGTAAAAGGCAGTAACCTGAATGAACTGGCTGAACTGGTAGAAAAGGTAACTGCTCTTGGATGGAAAGAACTGGTCATTGACTCCGGCGCCAGGGAAGTAGCTCAGGCTCTTGGTGATCTGACCCAGATCCGCCGTAAGGCCCTGAAAGAAAAGTTCCGTCCTTTTGGCTATCCGGCGATTGCCTTTGCCAGCAATCCTGAGAACCCCTTGCAGGAAGCCATCGATGCGGGAGTATATATTGCAAAATATGCCGGTATTGTGGTTATCAGCAGTGCCGATCCGGCTGTGGTATTACCGCTGATCACTCTGCGGCTGAACATTTACACTGACCCGCAGAAGCCGATTGCGGTAGAAGCTAAAATCTATGAAATTGGCAATCCTGGTCCGGATGCTCCTGTCTTCATCACCACTAACTTCTCGCTTACTTATTTCTGCGTAGCCGGTGATGTGGAAGCTTCCCGGGTACCTGCTTATGTAATACCCATTGATACAGATGGGATCTCCGTGTTGACAGCCTGGGCGGCAGGCAAATACTCACCTGAAAAGATTGCCGAAGATCTGAAAAACCTGGGCATTAAGGACAAGATCAACCATAACAAGATTATCATTCCTGGGCACGTTGCCGTTCTCTCCGGTAAGCTGGCGGAATTGTCCGGATTTGAAGTTATCGTCGGTCCGCGGGAATCCTCCGGTATACCTTCTTTCTTGAAACAGCGCTGGAATTAGGAGATGAAATAAAACATGGACCTGCATCGTGTCTACTTTCTGCCTGACGGCGTTGAAGTACAAGTCGAAGCGGGCACTACCATCTGGAAAGCCGCTCAGAAGGCAGGCCTGGCCATTAAAAGCACCTGTGGCGGTCAGGGGACCTGTGGTCGTTGTGCGGTGATTGTCCAGTCCGGTAAAGTGGAACGGGGGGCAACAGCCAATCTCTCACCACAGAAACTGAATGAGGGTTGGGTATTAGCCTGCCAGGCTAAAGTTCAAGATAACATAGTTGTTGAAATTCCTCTGGAAAGCCGTCTGGCAGAACATCAGGTGTTGACATCTGATGAAAAAAGGGCTGGTACCCTGACCGAGCAGGAAATAGATGAAAAAAGATGGTCTGGACCTGGGCTGATTTGGCGGCAAACGGTTAAGCTTTCACCTCCAAGCTTGACAGACAATACAGATGACTGGAGCCGCCTGCTGACAGTACTGCGCAAGCAGACTGAAAATAGCAACATCCAGATCCGTTTGTCAGCCCTGGCTCAATTAGCCCAGGCATTACGGGAGGGGAATTGGGAGGTAACGGTGACTCTGGCTTTAGGAGCCGGGGTAA encodes the following:
- the acsB gene encoding acetyl-CoA decarbonylase/synthase complex subunit alpha/beta, translating into MSQTLFKDAYEGAIIALGYAKILLDKALQEYGPEAPIAYPDTAYKLPVMLSLSGEEVTKLGDLPPILSRVENQYLREALTFENAKLAGEATLYAAEVIEAIKYVNGNDPYAGDYFTGFLNDRILRKFGVPLVDFTIPGVAVIVGKARSTEELAAMIKDLQSKGMMLMLCNEVIEQCIEAGIKLGTDYIAFPLGDFTQVIHAVNFALRAGLAFGGIKPGRREEMLDYQARRVRAFVLFLGELDQVRIAAGFGAIDLGFPCITDQDLEEELPDWFVTEKDYKKMVQVAMELRGIKLKIVDIPVPVTIGPAFEGESIRKKDMYVEFGGGRKPGFELVRMMPLDDVEDHKIELIGPDVDQMEEGKAYPIGIIVDVAGRKMQEDFEPVLERRIHYFINYGEGLWHVAQRDLCWLRISKGAYEKGFRMKHFGEILYAKFKSEFPAIVDRVQVTIITDEEKVVEMREVAREKYAKRDARLRELTDEGVDTFYSCTLCQSFAPTHVCVVAPERVGLCGAVSWLDAKAAYEINPHGANQPIPKGECEDPIKGRWKSFDEFIFNNSQRTIEHVNFYTIMEYPMTSCGCFEAILAIVPELNGIMVVNREHAGETPCGMTFSTLAGTCGGGAQLPGFMGIGKSYMLSKKFIPADGGLARIVWMPKELKEQMREQLAERAEELGLGRDFVDKIADETVGTTPDEILPFLEEKGHPALTMDPLF
- the acsC gene encoding acetyl-CoA decarbonylase/synthase complex subunit gamma produces the protein MALTGLEIYKQLPKKNCKECGQPTCLAFAMQLAAGKASLEACPYVSDAAKEFLGAASAPPIALVKIGTGEKELSIGNETVLFRHDKRFEHPTGIAIEVYDDMSAEEIAAKVDAINKLVFDRVGQIHEVDLVAVVNRSGDAGKFVEAVKAVQGATKYPLILISSDVNAMGQALEVAAAGKPLVYAATAENYEAMTELAKKYQVPLAVKGSNLNELAELVEKVTALGWKELVIDSGAREVAQALGDLTQIRRKALKEKFRPFGYPAIAFASNPENPLQEAIDAGVYIAKYAGIVVISSADPAVVLPLITLRLNIYTDPQKPIAVEAKIYEIGNPGPDAPVFITTNFSLTYFCVAGDVEASRVPAYVIPIDTDGISVLTAWAAGKYSPEKIAEDLKNLGIKDKINHNKIIIPGHVAVLSGKLAELSGFEVIVGPRESSGIPSFLKQRWN